AGGCCGCGCACATCCTGTCCGACGGTGCCGCGGGCCGCACAAGGTGGGCCGGCCGGTTGCAGATGTCCTCCCTCCTGCGGACGGTGGGCAACCTCGGGGCCGAACTGCGCGAGCGTCTCGACGCCGCACGCGAGGACGAACTGGCCGCACCGGTCGGGGTGGTGCCGCCTGCCTCCTTCGGCGCCGGCCCCGACCTTCACCCCGGCCCTGCCGCCGGTGCCGACTTCGAGGGAGGGCGGCGATGAGCGAGCACCCGCTGTGGCTGGTCGAGGACGTTCCCGCCGCCCCCGCTGCCCGGCCGGCCGGGCCGGGGAGCCTGCCGCCGATCCCCGGCATCCTCGCCCCCGCCGGCGACGGCCTCGACGACGTGGCGTTCCGTGCGGCGGTCGGCGACATCAGCGCCCGCGTGGCCGACGCCCTGGAAGGGGCGGCCACCCGGGAGGAGGCCGTCCAGCTCATCGACGCCGCGACCGCCGCCTGGGCCCGCGAGCGGCTCACCGACGGCGTGGTCATCGCACCCGGGACGCACGCCCGGCTGGTGCGCGCGGTCGAGGACGAGCGCTACGGGCTGGGGGCGCTGCAGCCGCTGATCGCCGATCCGGCGGTGCAGAACATCGATATCAACGGTTGCCGCGAGGTCTGGGTCACCTACGCCGACGGGCGGAAGGTGCGCGGGCCGGCGGTCGCCGGCAGTGACGAAGAGCTCATCCAGCGAATCCGGATGTGGGGCGTTCACGGCGGTCAGACCTCCCGGGAGTTCTCCACCGTCATCCCGATGTTGAACGCCGCTTTAAAGGAGCGGGTGCGGCTGTCGGCGGTCATGGCGATCACGCGGCGCCCGCACGTGTCGATCCGCTGCCACCGGCACGTCGACGTCACCCTGGCCGACCTGGTCGAGCTCGGCACGCTCGAGGCCGGGTTGGCGTCGTTTCTCGCCGCGGCGGTGCGGGCGCGTAAGGACATCCTGGTCACCGGCGGGGTGAACGCCGGGAAGACGACGATGCTGCGGGCGCTGGCCGCCGAGATCGACGCGGATGAGCGGATCGCCACCTTGGAGAGCGAGTATGAGCTCTACCTGGACCAGCTGCCGCACCGGCACCGCGACGTGGTGGCCTTCGAGTCGCGCCAGGCCAACAGCGAGGGCCACGGCGCGATCACTCTGGATGCGGCGATCAAACATTCGCTGCGGATGAATCCGGTGCGGATCATCGTCGGCGAGGTCCGCGCCGATGAGGCGTGGTCGATGTTGCAGGCCATGAACTCGGGC
This genomic window from Microbispora sp. ZYX-F-249 contains:
- a CDS encoding CpaF family protein, translated to MSEHPLWLVEDVPAAPAARPAGPGSLPPIPGILAPAGDGLDDVAFRAAVGDISARVADALEGAATREEAVQLIDAATAAWARERLTDGVVIAPGTHARLVRAVEDERYGLGALQPLIADPAVQNIDINGCREVWVTYADGRKVRGPAVAGSDEELIQRIRMWGVHGGQTSREFSTVIPMLNAALKERVRLSAVMAITRRPHVSIRCHRHVDVTLADLVELGTLEAGLASFLAAAVRARKDILVTGGVNAGKTTMLRALAAEIDADERIATLESEYELYLDQLPHRHRDVVAFESRQANSEGHGAITLDAAIKHSLRMNPVRIIVGEVRADEAWSMLQAMNSGQEGSLCTIHANSAEEVFPRLLMLCRSGGLTLDSEDIHGLVGMAVDFVVHLRRDVRTNRRYVTEVLEVLPPADTPMPARNHIYRPGLDGRAAPATSPQCLDDLVAAGFDPAVLWRAS